The Balaenoptera acutorostrata chromosome 2, mBalAcu1.1, whole genome shotgun sequence genomic sequence TCCAGGCAACACTGGAACCAGCCCTCACTGTGGCATCTGGCCCACAGCACGCTCCCGCCGCTCAGCCAAGCCTGGGCCCCCACCTCCCGCGTCTCGTAGGCTGCCAGCCCGCCGGGGGCCTGGGTCCAGCGCACGGCCACACCTGGGCCGCAGACCACCTCACACAGCAGCTCCAGGCCCCCTGCTGCTGACAACTGGCGGATCTCCGGGCGGCAGGGCCTGGTGGAGCTGTTCCGGGGCACGGGGCCAGGACTCCTGGGGCTGTGGGTGGAGGCCTGCTCTGGGGTGGCCTCGGGGGAGGTGGTGACGGGCGGCTTCAGGGATGTCGTGACGGGGGGCTCTGGGGACTCTGtagtgctgggctctgggggggTCATGACGGGGGGCTCCAGGGAGGTCAGGCCCTGCAGGACTGGAAAACACGGCAGCCATCTGTTCTTGCTGCTGCCCagccccttctcctccctccctctctccaccggGACCACGTGGTTGGACCAGAACCGCTCCAAGCCCCGTCCATTCACTTGCGTGAATCGCAGGGTATCCCAGTGGGCAGGAGCCGGCTCGGGGTCTgtcatgcccctcccccagcgAGCATCCAAATCTCCGTGTCTCACTTTCCTCAACTGGAAAGCTGGGTGAGAGGTCCCACCCCAGGGGCTGGCGTGGAGAGTGACACAGATGTTGGATCTTATTATTatggggctgaggggtggggagagggaagggggtgcCCCTCCCCCTTGCGGTGCAGATGAGAGACTGAGGCCCCGAGAGGGGATCTGTCCGTTCCGCTGTGTGACGGCTCTCAAATCCGGAGGACTCTGTGCACACCCTCCCAGCAcacccctgcctcccccaccacccctgctTCCACTTGAGCCAAACCTTTCCCGGCCCCCAGGCCTCAGCCATTAACATGAGTATCGGGGTGCCCTCTCAGAGAACGAATCTGTGCTTCCTTAGTGAGAGGCTGCCAGAAGCTTGGTGGTGCGGTCAGGGCCTGTCTCAGATGAGACAAATTAATAACATCTGACAtgaactgagcacctactgtgtgccagccccCACGTTAAATGTTGTCAATCGTTAGTTCATTCAGCAAGCATTTCTTGTGCACCTACTATGCGCCAGGCTCCGTGATAACAGTTATTGATTAATTCATTCAGGATGTATCTATTGGACACCTACTGTGCGCTGAGCACTGTTTTAGCCACTGGAGGGACAGCCATGAACGAGGGTGACACATTCCTATCTCGATGAAACCAATGGCAGGGGAGAcagataatgggaaaaaaaataaagagagcacACAGGAGTCAGATGTTGATAAAAGGTGTCAACAAACATTCAACagaagagaaagggcctgagtgtgtgtgtgtatgtgtgtgtgtgtgtggtggggggtgggagtggggtttgACCCCTTGGACAGGGAGGTCAGGACAAGCCTCACTGGGAAGGAGACccgagggaggtgagggagatgTGGGGAAGAGCATTCCCGGTGGAGGGCAcagcagtgcaaaggccctggggcaggactgCACCTAGGGTGTCGGAGGAACAGCAGACtgagtgagggggagagagggaggaagtgaggcagggggtgggggtgggagacggGGCAAGCAGGTCAGGCTCTGCAGGGCTCCGTGGGCGCGGGGAGCTTGGGCTTTCACCCAAAGGGGggtgggagccctggagggctgtgggcagaggaagGGCAGCACCTCATGGGGCCTGGCTCAGGGTAGGTGCTCAGCgaatctgctgaatgaatgaacgagtgaGAAGTAGCCCCTGGCTGCCACGAAGTGACAGACTAAAGATtgaatgcagggacttccctggtggcgcagaggttaagaatctgcctgccaacacagggaacacgggttcgagccctggtccaggaggatcccacacgccgcggagcaactaagcccgtgcgccacaaccactgagcccgctcgcctagaacccgtgctcctcaagaagagaagccaccgcaatgagaagcctgcgcaccacaacgggagtagcccccgctcgctgcaactaaagaaagcccgcgcacagcaacaagggcctaacacagccagaaataaataataaattaattaattaaaaaataaaataaaataaagatcgaATGCAATTTTTCCTCGGCTGTGGTACTGTGACCTGCCCAGGTGGCGACACAGCAGGGGAGGGGCTTAACCAGGATTCCATAAGAACCACTGGGCACCGCTCATCAAGGCTCACAGGCGCTGGGTGGTGTGACCTCACCCACTTCCTgggggacactgaggcacaggctCACCTGGAATGGGCCGGCGGTGGCTCAGCTCCAAGCCGGGCAGCCTCATGGTCGCCTGGCagtggagggagggtggggtgggtgtcCCCAAGGAGGGCAGCAGCCAGCGCTGTGTCACTTGGAACAGCGGGTCCTCGCCCTCCTGGGGCTCCTCCATCGCATCCCGGAGGGCCTCCGCCCCCTCCAGTTCCTGATCTCCCAGGAGCAGGGACATGGAGAGGGTGTCAGGGCCAGCAGGCGTGACGTTGTGGGCTGTGCAGGCCACCTCCTGGTCCGGCCCGGCCACCAGGGCCTCTGGGGCCACAGTCAGTTGGTCCGGGAAGGCTGTGGAGGGAGTggaggaagggggtgggcagagctcCGAGGGTCAGGGCTGGGCCCTGAGGAGGGGGCGTGGGGACTGCTGGTGCCCGGGGACAGGGAAGACCCAGTGCCGCACCcgcagaaagggcaagggggtCAGGTACAGGAGGTTTGGGGGTGGATTGGGGGAGAGGGGATGCGGGGAGGAGGGAGCGGACTGCAGATCGACTCAGGAGGACCTGCGAGGCCGGCTTTGAGCTGGGGCGGGCTGGGCAATCCCGGAAGCCTCCCAGGCAGAGGTGGCACAAGGATAGAGGGAAAGCAGGGCCGCTGGCTGGGCCCCGCGTGTGCCACGGcggcgggaggggcgggggctcACCGAACACCAGGAGCCGCACGATGTGCTGGAAGGCGACGTCCCCGCAGGAGCCCACGCACACGCGGGGCCCCGCAGCCGACAGCGAGGCGTTGAGCACGGAGAGGACGCTGCTACCCGCGCCCGACTGCACGGCGCCCAGGCTGGTGTCCAGGCCCCGCCACTGCACCGAGGCCGTCCTGCCGTCCTCGCAGGCCAGGCGGCAGGTGAACTGTAGCGACTCGCCCACGGCCACCGCCACCTCGGGCTCGGGGGGCTCCACCTCCAGCGGCCCACCTGCGGGCGACGGCGCTCtcagccccgccccgcgcccccagccccagccccctcctccgaGGCCCTCCAATGTGGGATCCTCCCTCGCCTCCCCAAACCTCCGCACTGCCCCTCTCCGagcccctcctctctcccaacCCCTTCTCGGCTCGGAGACCCCTGCCCCGCTCACCGCGGCCCAGCTGCAGCAGCCCCAGAAAGAGGGGAAGCAGGAGGGCGAGGCCCTGCTCCATGCTCGGTCCCCGGCTCTGTCCACTGCCCGCGGGGGAGGTGGCTTAAATACTGGCGCCCCGggctccttctccccacccccccgccccgcgaccccgcttcccctccccctcctccagctgctcCCCGGGGGTTTCCCGAGGGGGTTTCCCACCCTGACCCCCGACCCTGGAGGCGACAGAGAGGCAGGGACTGGGGGCCAgagatgggggcgggggaggccgaAGTCAGAACCCGCGGGCGGAGGGTCTGGGCCGATTCCAGGTTTCAATTTTAGAGACTGAAGATCGGAAGATGGAGGCGGGAGAGGGCTGACTGTCGAGGTCAATTGAATGGAAATCGgagccaggcccagggctggCGCCGGGCTCGCCCAGTCGCGGGAGTCTCAGCCCTCGCTGCCCGGAGCGGCCGCGCGGGGGCGGTGGGGAGCAGCCCTCCCCGAGCTTGGGCGGCCGCGCTGCAGGAGGAATCCGCTTGGAAGATGGGTCCCGTCAGGGATGAGGACGGTGTAGGGTGTGGAGCCGAGGCCCACCCGCCTCTGAGCCTGTCTCCCGTCCGCCAAACGGGCAGGCGTGATGGGAGCCTGGGACACCGGGCACGGGGCCTCAGTGCTCTGTTCCACACAGCGACTGGGGTCTGGGCTCCCCACGagaagcctgggggaggggacccCCAGCAGGCATCGGCGAGGCCCGAGAACCTCATCATCCCAACGCTAGAATCCATCCACTCTTTCCTCTGGGCCCCTCAGCCTGGCCCCAGTTTCCTTCACAGCCGTTCACCACCCAGCACCCAGAGTGGATTTAGAAACACCCTCTCAGCACGTGGACACCCCACGGCTTCCCCTGGCAGAGGGAAAAATCCCAACTCCTGGCCGTGGCTGGAGCCTATGAGACTGGGCAGCCTCCGGACCAGGCAGCCTCAGGACCTTAGCCTGAGCCTCCCCTGCTCCGTCTCTGCCCAGATGCCGCCTCCTGAGTGGGAAGCTCCCCAGCCagcttccccccgccccctgACTTCCTCGCAGTCCTTAACGAGGTCAAGTGGCTGATGTCACATCCCCCTTGTACTGGGAATGGGGGGATCTCGTCCGCTGTGACCCCAGACCCCCTGTGCAGCAGGCACGCAGGAGGAAAAAGATGGAGAGTCCTGGttgccccccccaaccccgcctgACTTCAGGGTGtgacttctgcctcagtttccctgactTCAGTGTAAGAGAGGAGTCGCCAGGCCATGTTGTTTCTAAGCACCACCAGCCCTGCCCGTCTGTCTTCTCAACATCTTAATTGTCAGAGGTAGAAACTGGGGCCTAAGAGCAGGGGCcagtgggcaggggaggggagctgaGCGGGGGTGTGTGGTGCTGCTGGGGGCAAGGGAGGGGAGCGGAGACTCAGGGGGCCCCAAGTGTGCGAACCCAGAGTCTAACTTCCTTGGTCCCATCCCCCTCCTACCTCGGTGCCAGGAAAGGCCGCACAGGAAGGCAGCTCCAAGGTGCCGCCCCTCCCCAGGCCGGAGGTGTGGGCCCTTCTCGGGAAGCTGGGCCCTTAACCCGGGTGGGGGTCAGCAGGCCTGGTGAATGGGTCTCTTCCGAGACCCTGACCCGGCTTCCTGGCACCCTGGCAGCCGAGGCCCTTGCAGGGTGTGGACTTGCCCCTCCCCCGCCATTGCTGGCCCCTCCAGCTCCAAGCCTCTGCTTGCGTGAACGAGGAGGGTTAATGACACCCGCGGCTTAAGAGGACAGCGCTAAGGGGACCACGATGACCGCGGCATCAGCAGAGGCCACCCTGAGGAAGGGACAGGCGGGCTCAACAGAGGAAGAAGATTCCGGGCAGGCGGgtggggagacagagacagacagacagacggaggggtggggggagaagagagggacaGGGCAGGTGACTGGAGGGGGTCTGGATGGACCCCAGGAGGGGTAGGGCCAGCAacagcgggggggggggtgcgggggggggaCTGAACTGCACTTCCCACCTGCCCCAGGGACATCTGCTCTTGTCCTAGGTGACTGAGCCCACGGGAGCCGCCTGGGTGGGGGCTGAGGTCCTGGCTGTATCCCCCCAGCCTGGGCTTCCTGCTCTTTGTCCCCCCTTCCCAGCAtcgcccccccgccccacccggAGGAAGTCCTCAGTGGCCTCTGTAGGAAGCCTCCTTCCCATGGAGGTCCCGGCCCCCACCCAAGCCCAACCTTCCCAGGATGGCATCGGGGCTCTGCAGGGCACTCGGGGCCAAGGAGGGTGTCCAGAGAGGCCAGCACCCCAGCCTTGGGCGATTCCCGTTCCCCCAGGACCCCTGCACCCCGGCTGGCCAGCTCCCCTCACTAACATCACTGGTCACTTGGGAGCGTCACGGATTTTCTTTGGGGTGAGCTGGagccctgagggcagggctgggtcatTTGCGGCCCCTGTCAGGTGCCCCACCCAGATCTGGTGCTGAAGCACCCCAGACTTTAGCCTGAGCCCCCTCCCTGGGTGGCTCCCTGCCTCGGTGGTctcagggaggctgggggaggagatgGAGGCTGTGAGGAGTCGCCTGTTACCTAGCCAGCTCTAGAGCTGGACAGGAGCTGTTGCATCAGGCCTTTGACGTCCCTGCTGGCCCCTGAAGTCccctggcagagctgggctgaggGGGTGAGGATGGCTGACTGGTGGACGACTTGGGAGCCTCGGGGCGCCCTGCCTGTAGAGGGGGAGGGGTTGGGCTGGGGTCACCATCAGCGCCCAGAGCAGACCCCTCAGGACAGGCCCAGACTGACTTTAGCAGGTGTGGGCAGACCAGGGTGGAGCTCAGATCAGAGGTCTGCTCGCCCAACACCCACCCACCTGTCCCTCTGGCTACTTGTCAGGCAGCTGTCCACCCAACCATGTACCCATCCACCCCCAACTGAACACCCTCCCCCCTCTACACCACCCCACGCATCCACTTTGGCAGCCCTGGTGTGGGGACCAGCTGTGTCTGAGGAGGAAGGCACTGCTCTGCCTGACCAAGGAAGCAGACCCAGTGCTGTGATGGCGGTGTGGGTGTTCCCTGAGGAGCGGGAGGGCCACCCCCAGGGCAGAAGTGCTGCAGAGAATTCAAACAGTTGACAAGGAACTGTGGGTCACCAGGGCCAGCGCTGGGCCAGCTGTGTGAAATTCCAACCTTGCCTAGGCCAGCTGGCTGTAGCCTAGCTGATCCATCCCAGGGCCCAGCTGGGGAGGTGACAAGGTTGGGGCACAGGACAAACTCAGGCCTGGGCAGAGCTGCCAGCCAGGCACGGCTACTCACCAcctgaaatgtaatttttaatttaaatatcaacCTAAAAACAGACGTTTGATCCACTTAttggaaaacttttaagtatGTTTGGAACAATTTGGGTTTATGAATCTCCTTTTTCATCTacgattttattattttttatttttttgggctgtgccgcgtggcttgcaggatcttagttccctgaccagggatcgaaactgtgctccctgcagtgtaAGCGCAGAGTCGTAACTACTGGACGCCAGGGGATTCCCTCATCTACAGTTTTAGGAAAGCTTATATACAGATGAAATACTTCCAACgaaaattaagcagaaaataTAGGTAAGAGTAAAATACACCCTGGACTTAGAGAATTTATTATGAGTGAAGAATGTAAAAatctcaatatttattgagtatttcatgttgaaatgataatattttggatacgcCTGGTTAAAtaaagcaccttttttttttttttttaatttattgatttttggctgtgtttggtcttcgttgctgcgcgtgggctttctctagttgccgtgagtgggggctactcttcgttgcggtgcgcaggcttctcattgacgtggcttctcttgttgtggagcacgggctccaggctcgtgggcttcagtagttgtggcacgtgggctcagtcgttgtggctcgcgggctctagagcgcagactcagtagctgtggcgcacgggcttagttgctccgcggcatgtgggatcctcccggaccagggctcgaacccgtgtcccctgcattggcaggtggattcttaaccactgcgccaccagggaagccctaaagcaccttttaaaaactgattttctgTTTACTCATGGCACCAGTTTCTCTTTCCGTTTTTTCTGTGTGGCCATTGGGACTCTCTCCAGTGGGGGGGCTTGCATTGGCTTTGTGTCTGTGGGCACAGAATGGAAATGTTGGGGTCCTCCACCGGACCCCAGGCTGAGCCCTGGGACCCCCGCTGTGCTGAGGGGTTAGGTCAGTGGTTGTCACACTGTGGAGGCTCCCCGCATTgaggggctggggccagggagcCACTCCACCCCCCACAGCGCCGGGAGAACAATTGCGCCCCAGTGCCAGCGGTGCTGGGAACCTCAGAGGTTGGGAAACCCTGGGTGGGAGGCTGCTGGTGGACGACGTGGGAGCCTCGGGGCGCCCTGCCTGGAGAGGGAGAGGGGTTGGGCTGGGGTCACCGTCAGCGCCCAGAGCAGACCCCTCAGGAAAGTTCTCTGCCCAAGGGGCCTGTTTCAAGTGCAGGGTCTGTACCTGTGACATGAGTGGGACCAGGAGGATCCGAGCCTCGCAGCGAGGTCTGGATGATGGGGGGGGTGGTGCAAGTTCAGAGCCCAGTCAAGGTGGGGCTGAGCCTGGCATTGAGGTCTGGATGATGGGGGGGGGTGGTGCAAGTTCAGAGCCCAGtcaaggtggggctgggggtggttcTGCAGGGAGGGTGGGAAACTGGGGTGGCAGGGCTGCGCCCGGGTGTCTGGGGCAGGGCTCTGTGGGTGCTGGGTAGGGAATGGGGCCAAGGTCCAACGTCCAAGGCTGAGACTGATCCAGGTAAGCTGGGTGCCCAGCAGGGTGAGGGTCAGTGTGAGGGCTGAGATCAAGGTCCTGCTGGGGCCGGGGGTCAGGGTCCTGCCGGGGCTGAGGGTCAGGGGTCGGGGCTGAAGGTCAGGGTCCTTCCGGGGCTGAGGATCAGAGTAGTCCTGCCGGGGCCGAAGGTTACGGGTCAGGGCTGAAGGTCAGGGTCGGGCCGGGGTTAAGGGTCAGTGTAGGGCCGGACTGGTGCACCCACTGCGCCGCCGTCCTTGATGACGAGTTCCTCGGCCAGCAGGACGCGGCGGTTCAGCTCGGCTCGGCCCCGGGAGGCGCCGCATCCTTCAGCCACTAAGGCAGGAGCGCCCGGGTCCCGGCTCTCGCCACCCGCGCGTACCGGCGTCTTCTGCGGCCGCCACGCGCTGCCGGACTACAAGTCCGGGCATGCCCCGGGCGCCGGGGTGGCGGTCCGGGGCGCGTTTCCCACAAGGCCGCGCGCAGCGCAGGGGCTCTCTAGCCCCGACTGGCCAACGAGGTGGCGTGGCCCTCGTGCCCGACTCGacggctggggagggggtgtccgTCTGCGCGTATCTTAGGGCGAATGACAGCGGCGTTTTGCCTCTTAAACGTCCCGCCCCCAGTGCTCCTGCTGCGCTGGCATCTCCCGGGACCTGGACGGGGAGGTACGGGGCGGAAGCCCCTGAGGCGGTTTGGGGTGGGTTCGGGGAAGCGGCGAGGCCGGGGGTCCTCCACCCCGACCGGAGGGCGCCGGCCCCGAGGAACGCACAGAGGGGCGTGGCCGGGCCTGGAGCCGCCCCTGCACCGCCGCGGCTGGGCCGTGGCGTCGGGGCTGCGGGGGCGTCTCAGCGGCTGGGGTGGGGTCGTGACGAGGGTCGTGTGTTGTGATGGAGTCCGTGCCAGGCGGCCAGAGTCCTGTTGCCCGGCCCAGGGTCACGGTGCTGGGGCCCTGAGTGTGTTCTCTAGCGCTGGAGGATGACCAGGCTCATGCTGAGGGTGGTTTTGTCTCAAGGGCCCTGATGAAGGTCACTCATTAAGacacaaatagttattgagcgCCCACCCGTTGCCAAATACTGTTCTAGGTGCCCGGGTGACAGCAGAGAGCAAAGTGGGCCGACCCTGCCCCGAGGGGCTTCCATTCTTAtggaggcggggcgggggcgggaacCAGGAGGTGTaaacattaagtataataaacAGGCAGCAGTGTGCCTATAAATGTTGAACAGCTGGCACTTTAGGGCCAAAAGCCGTGCTCTGTAGCTTTTTTAATGCTGATTCCtgggtgtaaatactcccaccgtgGCTGATGGGAGCTGCCAGCATGACATCAACTTGCTAAGTCAGCTCTCATGAGCTCCAGCCCATCACTGTGCTGGAGACAAATGCTATACTATATTAGTGGGTGATAAAtgctgtgggggaaaaaaaaaaagatggacggGGGATTGGCAGTGTGGACATCGGGCAAGTTGTAGGATGAAGTTAGTTGGGCAGATGGCAGAGGTTTGAGCAAAGATTTGGGGGAAGTGAAGAGAATTAGGAAGCATCTATGTGGGAAGGAGTGTACCGGGTAGAAGGTAcagtgagtgcaaaggccctgcatCTGGGAGGCCAGAGGGGCGGCCCTGGAGGGATGGATAAAGCCAGAGAGGGGAGAAAGGACCTGGTCGTGGTCGGGTAGGACTTTGTGGGCTCCAGGAAAGGCTGCTGAGACGCtctcc encodes the following:
- the MADCAM1 gene encoding mucosal addressin cell adhesion molecule 1 encodes the protein MEQGLALLLPLFLGLLQLGRGGPLEVEPPEPEVAVAVGESLQFTCRLACEDGRTASVQWRGLDTSLGAVQSGAGSSVLSVLNASLSAAGPRVCVGSCGDVAFQHIVRLLVFAFPDQLTVAPEALVAGPDQEVACTAHNVTPAGPDTLSMSLLLGDQELEGAEALRDAMEEPQEGEDPLFQVTQRWLLPSLGTPTPPSLHCQATMRLPGLELSHRRPIPVLQGLTSLEPPVMTPPEPSTTESPEPPVTTSLKPPVTTSPEATPEQASTHSPRSPGPVPRNSSTRPCRPEIRQLSAAGGLELLCEVVCGPGVAVRWTQAPGGLAAYETREVGAQAWLSGGSVLWARCHSEGWFQCCLDPGGQTANLYVASEICSPLMSASLWTGSLVLGLLLLVFLTYRLWKRCRPTR